A segment of the Candidatus Cloacimonadota bacterium genome:
GATAGCTTCCGCATGACTTTCCGGGATATTCCCATGGAGAAAAAATAAGCTTTGCAACTAACAGAACGAACAACAGCGAATTATTAAATGTTTGCGGTTGTTCGTTTTTTTCATATGAATCAAGAAAATTCTTAAATTTGACTATCATCGTGGCAGAGCCAAGGTGTATTTCGCTAAATTTATTCCAGCAAGCTGAAAATCGAATTTTCATTATATACCCCTCTCCGGCAACTGCCGGATCTCCCCTCAAACAGGGGAGAAAATTTGGAAAACCCAGATACAGAGCAGCCAGGAATTCTTTCGATTAAAATTTCTTTTTTGTTAAACCCCTCTACGACTAAAGCCGCATCTCCCCTTGTCAGGGGAGAATTTCTTCGATTTTAAAAAAAACTATTAAAAGACTATTCTTTTCTTTCATTTTTCTTTCAAATCCTCTTTCACTTCCTCATGTCAACGAAGATAAAGGGGGTTAATGCTTTCATCATCAGCTTGTGTGTTCATCGTCAATCATGAAGGTTTCATTTAATAATAAAAATCCTTATTCCAAATTTGCTCCCTGAAAATGCTTATTATGAAAGGAGTTTAATCATTTTTACTATAAATAATTCCGTTATTTTACGAGATGTAAAGCTACAAATATTTTCACGAGACTCTTCCGTCTTCGCAAAGCTTCGCCGGTACAGGTGGGATGAATCTCTTTTGCAAATGCCAGGAGTAAAGCTGATAGATTATCGTGATATCCTTCCTTTGCAAAGCTATTAGATGCGTCAGGAAGACGAGATTATTTATCCGTGCTCTTCCGTGTAAATCTGTGAGCTTGTTTTGTACATTTGTTCTGAAATAAAGATAATAGAAAACATTCTGTTTGTGCATTCAACCATTGAGAAGGGCAAAAAAAATTTTGTTAGTCCTAAAACCTTCGCCAGGTTTCCAAATATTAATTTACAAAATTCTTACAGAATAATTTCTCGTCAGTGTTTGAGGTGAGTGATGCAGAAAGGAATAATTTTTGATATAAAACGCTTTGCCGTGCACGACGGGCCGGGAATTCGCACGACTGTATTTTTTAAGGGTTGTCCGCTGAATTGCTGGTGGTGTCACAATCCTGAAAGCATCGATTCCAAACCGCAAAAGATCACAAAACAAATTGCTCTGGATGATAAAATTTTCGATAAACATGAAATCATAGGCAGAGAAATGACAGTTCAGGAAGTGATGACGGAAATTCTGAAAGATAAGATTTTCTTCGATCAATCGGGTGGAGGAGTAACTTTTTCCGGTGGTGAACCGCTGCTGCAATTTGATTTTCTGAAAGAAATCCTGGAACATTGTAAAAAAGAAAGATTGCATTTAATTTTGGATACTTGCGGATTAGCTCCTCAGAAAGATCTGGAGCAGATTTTAGATTTTGTTGATCTATTTTTTTTTGATCTGAAAAACATGGCTGAAGAACTGCATAAAAAATATGTTGGAACTTCCAACAAAATCATTCTGGAAAATCTGAAATTTTTAGCAGAAAATCAAAAGCAGATAATCATCCGATTCCCGCTCATTCCTGGTGTAACAGACACTGACAAAAATTTAGATGAAATGTTGGAATTTTTAAAAACACTGCCTCAGATTAAAGAAATCAATTTACTTCCTTATCATAATATTGCCGAGGAAAAATATAGAAGATTGAACCTGAAATATTACGAATTCAGTGAGCCAACTCAAGAGAAACTTGACACTGTCAAACAATTTTGGACAGATGCAGGATATAAAGTTAAAATTGGTGGATAAATGAAAGCAACTCTCTACTGTTTCTCTCCCGTTCCTTTCTTACAGGCGAGGGAATATAAGGAAAGCAAAGAAGAATCCCCTCTCGAGAGGGGTACGGCTTCAGCCGGGGGTGTGTAATTTCTTCTTGCTGCTCTACGTTTCCCCAGTAAAGGGGAATTGCAAGGGGTCAAAACAAATGACCGAACGTATAAAAAAACTTCGACAAGACAGCCTGGATGCAGTGAACAAGATCACAGCAGAAAGGGCTTTGCTGGTTACTGAATTTTACAAAACAATTCTGGCAGAAAATTTGCCCATTCCGATTCAACGAGCTCGCTGCCTGCAATATATTTTCAAACACAAACAAATCTGCCTAAATGAAGGTGAACTTATCGTGGGAGAGCGCGGACCAGCTCCCAAAGCCACTCCCACTTATCCGGAAATCTGCCTGCATTCAATTCAGGATTTACAGATCTTAGATTCCCGTCCGAAGGTTTCTTTCCAGGTAGATGAAGAAGTTTTTCAGGCTTATGAAAAGATCGTGATTCCGTTCTGGAAGGGAAAAACGCAGCGAGATAAAATCTTTGAAGCAATGGATAAAAACTGGCTGGAAAGTTACGGAGCAGGAGTTTTCACAGAATTTCAGGAACAACGTGCGCCCGGTCATACAGTTTTGGGAGATAAAATTTATCGTCTGGGAATGCTGGACATCATACAGCAGATCAATGATGTTAAAACTCAAACAATCGATCCTGCCAAATTAGCCGAATTGGAAGCGATGGAAATCGCTGCCAGAGCAATCATCATGTATGCTAATCGTCATGCTAAAAAAGTGGAAAAACTGGCAGAAAATGAAACAGAT
Coding sequences within it:
- a CDS encoding glycyl-radical enzyme activating protein encodes the protein MQKGIIFDIKRFAVHDGPGIRTTVFFKGCPLNCWWCHNPESIDSKPQKITKQIALDDKIFDKHEIIGREMTVQEVMTEILKDKIFFDQSGGGVTFSGGEPLLQFDFLKEILEHCKKERLHLILDTCGLAPQKDLEQILDFVDLFFFDLKNMAEELHKKYVGTSNKIILENLKFLAENQKQIIIRFPLIPGVTDTDKNLDEMLEFLKTLPQIKEINLLPYHNIAEEKYRRLNLKYYEFSEPTQEKLDTVKQFWTDAGYKVKIGG